The Deltaproteobacteria bacterium genome segment TTGGGATTGGTCAAACACGGAAACCTCTGACAAACTGGGGAAGTGCCCGCTTTTTTACCTTGTAGGAGATCGCGATGAATCGAGAAGACACCACAGAGTGGGTCTTTGCCTATGGATCCAACCTTCATATCCCAGATCTCAGGGGCTGGTTGCGCCATTATGGCTACAGCGATCAAGGCATCATCCAAGTTATCCCCGCTCGTTTAGGCGATTACGAGCTGGTCTGGAACTACTACTCACCCGTCCGCAAAGGCGGCGCGGCCAATGTGAGACCAGCCAAAGGCTCCCACGTTCTCGGGGCTCTTCTGGAAATCACGCCCGACACATTACCCGGAATCGATAAAAAAGAGGGTCATCCCGCTCGGTATTGCCGGGGCGAAAACCGCGTCTGCGTTAATGCAATCTACGACAAAAAGTCATATGCTGCGTGGGTTTACGAGGTTAAGCCCGCTTATCAAACCCCCGAGCCCACAGCACCCACGCAAACCTACCTCGACATTATGCTCGACGGTATCCAGCAAATTGGCCTCGAGGCTTCATGGTCGAAAGAGGTGAAAAGAGGCATTCCAAAATAGGGAGAGGGTTTGGCGGAAATGCAGGGGAATCGAACCCCCCCGAGACGTTTCTCACGCCCCACATCGGTTTTGAAGACCGAGGGCTGCACCAGCATGCCAAGCACCTCCGCGGGCAATATGTCGACTTTGGGCCCAACAGGCAAGCGTGAAACTTTATCCTATTTTTCGAAGAGCTTCGCGATCACCCTGGCTGATACTGCATAAAATTTAGCAAGAGACTAAAAACCCCGGGTAATTTCCGAGCACTTAAAACTTAAAATTTGGATTCGCGGAGCTGGATCGCTCAGGCCTCGGGTCCTACTATTTAGATTCAACAAATCGAGTCGTATCCATAAAAACACGCAGCCACACGCCAAGGGGAGGGCAGGCCGTGAGTCATTTGGATGATGTCCTGCAAATCTTTCGGGGATTCTGCGGAAGCTATTGGGTTCAGCTACCATGAGTGCTGTAATCCTCTGCATCCTTGCACAAAGCTTGGTCGCCGCTCCGGTCCACCTTGATCAACCCGTCACCGATGTCTCGCCGCAGATCTCCTATATGGTTTCCGAGTATGACCAAACGCCGGAGCACGCTCTGGAGGCCTACCGCGAAGGGAAATTTCAGCCTCCAACAGGAAAGGTGCCAAACCTTGGCTTCACCGATAAAAGCGCGTGGTTCGCGGTTGATATTCTCACCTCAGCCAAGCACCCAGAGTACATCGCCAATGTCCGGTATCCGATTTTAGACTCCGTTCAGTTGTGGGTCGCCGGCTTGCAAGGGCTGGAACAGTTTCAAGAGGCCGGGGATATGCTCCCATTTAAGAACCGGGCGCTTTCGCATCGTACCATCAATTTTCTTGTGAAGCCGGCAGCCGACCAGACCACCACTCTTTTGTTTAAAGTGGACTCCACCACATCTCTAAGCCTGGGGCTCAAGCTCTACCGGCCGAGCCATTTTGGAGAGTATGCCGCCACCGAGAACCTGGTTCAGGGAATCTACTTTGGAATCATATTGGTGATGATTATCTTCAACGCCTTCTTGTTCTTTTCAATGAAAGATAAAACTTACCTTCTCTTAGTTGGCTTTCTCAGTGGGTACATTCTCTTCCAAGCAACCCTCAACGGGTACACCTACCAATACCTTTTTCAATTCAGCCCGTGGCTAAGCGAGAAATCCCTTCTTTTGGGTGGTCTGCTCTCAGCCTGCTTTATGGTTTTTTTCACAGCCTCATTTTTGGAAATCAAACCTCAGAACCCAAAAATATTAAAAGGCCTATACATTATCGGGGCAACTGACGCGGTCCTCGCCGTTCTCGCCTTCGTTTGCCCATATCGGCCCATGAGTAAGCTGCTCATTATAACCACTGTGCTGGCCATCTTAATGGCAATTATCACTGCTGTGGTTCGCTTAAGGCAAGGCTACCTCCCTGCGAGAATTTTTCTGCTCGCCTGGAGTGCCTTTATGTTGGGCGCACTCTTCTTAAGCCTGCGTACGGCGGGCATCTTGCCCACAAACTTCGTCACAGAATACAGCATCCAGATAGGCTCTGCGCTCCAAGTCATTTTATTAACGGTTGCACTTGGAGATCGTATGAACCTTGTGCAGCAAGAACGCGACGCGGCCAACGCTGCTGCTATCCAAAGCTACCGCTTACTCGGTGAGGAAGTCGGTAAGCGTGATTTACTGGAGAAGAGCAATGAATCTCTAGCCCATGAAATTAGCCTTGCCACCGAGAAGCTCGTTCACGCCGATAAACTTGCGACTCTGGGGCAGCTTGTGGCTGGTGTGGCACACGATATCGCGAACCCCACCAGTTATATCAGCACCTCCCAGGAAATCATCGGGGGTGAGGTGGGAAAAATTGAAAACATTTTCAGCCTCATATTCAAAGGCAATGACTCCCCCGAGGCACTTCAAGTCCAAAAAAAGCTGAACGATCACCTCAAGAGTATTCAGACCGGCTTAAATGATATCAAATTGGGATCTGAGCGAATCACAGAAATTCACCAAGCCATTCGCAATCAAAGCCGGGTAGATAAAGAACCCACGGCCGATGTCGAAGTTCGTGGCGTCCTAGATGAAGCCATCACAATGGTGCGAACCAAACTTCAATCCATTGACTTGGAAATTAGAGACCACGGCGTACCGGGTATTACGTGTCGGCGTTCGCAAATTGGACAAGTCTTAATGAACCTTATCAGTAATGCGGCGGATGCCGTTCAAGAACACCATGCAAAATCCGAATCAAGCGCTGCTCAAGCTTCCAAAGGGCGCATCGAGATGACTCTCCTTCCGGTGGCACAAAGAAATGTCGATGGCATTGCCATCCGCATTGAAGACAACGGTCCCGGTATCCCTGCAGAAAAGCGCCAACAAGTTCGAGAGACTTTTTTTACAACCAAACCAGCTGGCATCGGCACCGGCCTTGGACTTTCGATCTGTGAAAAAATTATTCATCTGCATCAAGGCGAATTACTCATCGATGACTCCATA includes the following:
- a CDS encoding gamma-glutamylcyclotransferase encodes the protein MNREDTTEWVFAYGSNLHIPDLRGWLRHYGYSDQGIIQVIPARLGDYELVWNYYSPVRKGGAANVRPAKGSHVLGALLEITPDTLPGIDKKEGHPARYCRGENRVCVNAIYDKKSYAAWVYEVKPAYQTPEPTAPTQTYLDIMLDGIQQIGLEASWSKEVKRGIPK